A single genomic interval of Pectinophora gossypiella chromosome 22, ilPecGoss1.1, whole genome shotgun sequence harbors:
- the LOC126376921 gene encoding uncharacterized protein LOC126376921, which produces MVRGSGSKGAPGRSPRSEKTNNKMEKQIRNSSPPAGTPSERPRPSSEGKPHTYTAGGKDCFVGQQDAGLREHDQGCENGNRLSSDVRELRSRRTTFYPAFAETGLDVSAPAPSPLPEAVVVLERISIPDEEKVDMDVDAEKAAPSDGTDTNLVAVPSRSGSPEIRSRFWAEEGPKRRRLTTTSSTSASPSGSDGEETATKGRARRSNTGKYAGLSKAQAYVTAVRNEFLKTQAAEEIAGYANQVSRTRVARPSESPSTCEAPTKDLNQQVLDALEVVEKVATKSGNLKGTLVKALKDAKASIQAAFEVIVERTSTDVTRQLQADNARIQADNARLQAQMASLQNELINVRVEMELLRKLQGAPAPPPDVTNESSAVKQTSRGQRRPQKATSAPNDEEDLARTIMVQVGTMVNARLEALEGRLLPERRLRPPLSADKKRSQASPAVKPTPAQTEPIAKSGGATTVHPAPAEAKKGKKKKKTKKKKKKKGKAGAVQQAAAPRVPRPLPSAPSTMEEPWNVVAKKGTKKQATTTQKKSGPVKLHPPRTAAVVLTLQPGAEENGASYAGVLAQARARIKLDELGIGAVRFRRAVTGARILEVTGSTSNEKADSLAQKLREALDEDVVRVNRPIRSAEMRISGLDDSVTAEDLVAAVARAGQCAADQVKPGEIRRDKTGLGSVWLRCPVAAAKKVSEGGRLLVGWVAAQVKLLETRPMRCYRCLETGHVRATCDVEVDRSNLCYRCGQAGHIGQKCTAAPHCAICEAAGKPAHHRMGSCVAPSKRRNRGRKAGVGSRASSLPVRPSANAEARAEVEPTMAVD; this is translated from the coding sequence ATGGTCAGAGGTTCTGGCAGCAAGGGCGCCCCGGGGAGGTCACCCCGGTCAGAAAAGACAAACAACAAAATGGAAAAGCAGATCCGAAATTCAAGTCCGCCGGCGGGCACTCCAAGCGAGCGACCCCGCCCCTCTTCGGAGGGCAAGCCCCATACGTATACGGCGGGGGGCAAAGACTGCTTCGTAGGCCAGCAAGATGCTGGCCTCCGTGAACACGACCAAGGCTGCGAAAACGGAAACAGATTAAGCTCAGACGTGAGGGAACTGCGAAGCCGTAGAACTACGTTCTACCCGGCTTTTGCAGAAACTGGATTGGACGTAAGCGCACCAGCACCATCACCGCTTCCCGAAGCGGTGGTGGTCCTGGAGCGCATCTCAATACCGGACGAAGAGAAAGTCGACATGGATGTCGATGCCGAGAAAGCCGCACCCTCTGATGGGACGGATACTAACCTGGTGGCAGTGCCATCCAGGTCGGGGTCCCCGGAGATCAGGAGCCGCTTCTGGGCAGAGGAGGGCCCAAAGAGGCGTCGCCTGACAACGACATCGTCAACATCGGCGTCGCCCTCGGGCAGTGACGGAGAGGAGACTGCCACTAAAGGCAGAGCCCGCCGATCCAACACCGGGAAGTACGCAGGCCTATCCAAGGCACAGGCATATGTCACCGCCGTGAGGAACGAGTTCCTAAAAACTCAAGCTGCGGAGGAAATCGCGGGGTATGCCAACCAAGTCTCACGGACTAGGGTGGCGCGCCCTTCGGAATCCCCCTCAACATGCGAGGCCCCAACCAAGGACCTGAACCAACAGGTGCTGGATGCCCTAGAGGTGGTTGAGAAGGTAGCCACTAAATCCGGCAACCTGAAGGGCACTTTAGTGAAGGCGCTAAAGGACGCCAAGGCGTCCATACAAGCTGCCTTCGAGGTGATAGTCGAGCGGACTTCCACTGACGTTACGAGGCAACTGCAGGCGGACAATGCCCGCATTCAAGCGGACAATGCCCGCTTGCAGGCCCAAATGGCCAGCCTCCAGAACGAGCTCATTAACGTCAGAGTGGAGATGGAGCTTCTGCGGAAGCTACAGGGCGCCCCTGCGCCACCCCCGGACGTGACTAATGAGTCGTCTGCTGTAAAGCAGACTTCTCGCGGCCAGAGGCGGCCTCAGAAGGCCACTTCGGCCCCCAATGACGAGGAAGACCTAGCGCGAACCATCATGGTCCAGGTAGGGACGATGGTTAACGCGCGCCTAGAGGCCTTAGAGGGAAGACTTCTCCCGGAAAGGAGACTGCGTCCGCCATTGTCAGCCGACAAAAAGCGTTCGCAAGCCTCTCCTGCCGTCAAGCCAACCCCGGCTCAGACGGAGCCTATTGCGAAGTCAGGTGGAGCTACGACAGTTCACCCGGCCCCCGCTGAGGCCAAGAAgggaaagaaaaagaagaagacgaagaagaaaaagaagaagaagggaaagGCCGGCGCTGTCCAACAAGCTGCTGCGCCTCGTGTGCCACGACCGCTTCCATCCGCACCCTCCACAATGGAGGAGCCGTGGAATGTCGTCGCCAAAAAGGGCACGAAGAAGCAGGCTACCACCACTCAGAAAAAGAGTGGCCCGGTGAAGCTGCATCCTCCCCGTACGGCGGCAGTTGTTTTAACTCTGCAGCCTGGCGCAGAGGAAAACGGTGCCTCCTATGCCGGAGTACTGGCCCAGGCCAGAGCTCGAATAAAGCTGGATGAGCTTGGCATAGGTGCTGTCCGGTTCCGACGAGCCGTGACGGGTGCCCGCATCCTGGAGGTGACGGGAAGCACCAGCAACGAGAAGGCTGACTCTCTCGCTCAAAAGCTGAGAGAGGCTCTGGATGAGGACGTCGTCCGAGTCAATCGGCCCATCAGATCTGCAGAGATGCGGATCTCGGGCCTGGATGACTCagtcaccgctgaggacttggTGGCAGCGGTGGCTCGAGCTGGCCAATGCGCCGCAGACCAGGTGAAGCCCGGTGAAATTCGCCGTGACAAAACCGGTCTTGGCTCGGTTTGGCTGCGGTGCCCAGTGGCTGCTGCAAAGAAGGTGTCGGAGGGTGGACGGTTACTGGTCGGCTGGGTGGCGGCTCAAGTGAAGCTGCTAGAGACCCGGCCGATGCGGTGCTACCGCTGTCTCGAGACGGGGCACGTAAGAGCGACGTGCGACGTTGAGGTGGACCGCAGCAATCTCTGTTATCGCTGCGGCCAGGCCGGTCACATCGGCCAAAAGTGCACAGCTGCGCCTCACTGCGCCATATGCGAGGCTGCTGGTAAACCTGCGCACCATCGGATGGGTTCCTGTGTTGCCCCATCCAAGCGCAGGAACAGAGGAAGGAAGGCTGGTGTAGGCTCCAGGGCCTCCTCGCTGCCTGTCCGCCCGTCAGCGAACGCTGAAGCTCGGGCCGAGGTGGAACCGACCATGGCTGTTGATTAA